One genomic window of Misgurnus anguillicaudatus chromosome 12, ASM2758022v2, whole genome shotgun sequence includes the following:
- the letm2 gene encoding LETM1 domain-containing protein LETM2, mitochondrial isoform X2, with protein sequence MAVFSSQVLLAVSRSRGSYLLSKRNGCASTACIRYHSESLRRAALTARYPRQLYPYYTSSYIRSVTAARPLHSSCTWLQEVKDSAVASDPAKSDSVPAASGTQPPAVTKKSLGQKVLDELKHYYHGFRLLGIDTNIAGRMVWRLLHGQQLTRRERRRLMRTCADLFRLVPFMIFVIVPFMEFLLPVFLKLFPEMLPSTFETETKKEEKQKKGLAAKLELAKFLQETIAEMARRNKADVGDETQRFSTYVQQVRHTGEQPKTKDIVRFSKLFEDELTLEHLERPQLVALCKLLELQPIGTNNLLRFQLMMQLRTIKADDEMIATEGVAAMTVVELQGACRSRGMRSLGLTTDQLRQQLQQWLDLHLKENIPPSLLLLSRAMYLTELAPKPPVIPPVPKLEKAVTPPVESETSAKVNPQSLEVLVDSAPVIKDRKAKEAELAQKSKISANGL encoded by the exons ATGGCAGTGTTTAGCTCACAGGTGCTTCTCGCCGTTTCAAGATCAAG GGGATCCTACTTGCTTTCTAAAAGAAATGGTTGCGCCTCGACAGCATGTATACGCTACCACTCCGAGTCCCTCAGACGGGCCGCTCTCACAGCCAGATACCCCAGGCAACTGTACCCCTACTACACTTCCAGTTACATCCGCTCAGTTACAGCCGCACGTCCTCTCCACAGCTCCTGCACGTGGCTACAGGAGGTGAAAGATTCAGCTGTTGCCTCTGATCCAGCCAAGAGTGACTCTGTCCCTGCTGCCTCTGGCACTCAACCACCGGCGGTGACAAAGAAGTCCCTGGGACAGAAAGTCCTAGATGAACTCAAGCATTACTATCATGGGTTTCGTCTTCTGGGGATTGATACAAATATAGCTGGCAGGATGGTCTGGAGGTTATTGCACGGGCAGCAGCTCACCAGGAGAGAGCGGAGAAGG CTGATGCGGACATGTGCCGACTTGTTTCGGCTGGTGCCCTTTATGATCTTCGTCATTGTTCCCTTCATGGAGTTTCTGCTTCCCGTTTTCCTCAAGCTTTTCCCAGAAATGTTGCCTTCCACCTTTGAGACGGAGACCAAAAAG GAGGAGAAACAGAAGAAGGGTCTTGCAGCAAAACTGGAGCTGGCCAAGTTCTTGCAGGAGACCATCGCCGAGATGGCCAGAAGAAACAAAGCAGATGTTGGAGATGAAACACAGAGGTTCTCAACTTACGTGCAACAG GTGAGGCACACCGGTGAACAGCCCAAGACTAAAGACATTGTGAGGTTCTCAAAGCTTTTCGAGGACGAGCTGACGCTGGAGCATCTGGAGCGGCCGCAGCTGGTAGCGCTGTGCAAACTGCTGGAGTTGCAGCCTATCGGCACCAACAACCTGCTGCGCTTCCAACTCATGATGCAGCTGCGCACCATCAAGGCCGACGATGAG ATGATCGCCACTGAAGGTGTTGCTGCAATGACCGTAGTAGAGCTTCAGGGTGCCTGCAGGAGTCGTGGTATGAGATCTCTGGGTCTGACCACAGATCAGCTCAGACAGCAACTTCAACAG TGGCTGGACCTCCACCTAAAAGAAAACATCCCACCATCACTCCTGCTGCTTTCTCGTGCTATGTACCTCACCGAACTCGCTCCTAAACCCCCCGTCATCCCACCTGTGCCCAAACTGGAG AAGGCTGTTACTCCTCCCGTGGAGAGCGAAACATCAGCCAAAGTAAATCCACAATCTCTGGAGGTGCTGGTGGACTCTGCTCCTGTCATCAAAGACAGAAAG GCTAAAGAAGCAGAATTAGCACAGAAGTCCAAGATCAGTGCAAATGGCTTGTGA
- the letm2 gene encoding LETM1 domain-containing protein LETM2, mitochondrial isoform X1, which translates to MAVFSSQVLLAVSRSRGSYLLSKRNGCASTACIRYHSESLRRAALTARYPRQLYPYYTSSYIRSVTAARPLHSSCTWLQEVKDSAVASDPAKSDSVPAASGTQPPAVTKKSLGQKVLDELKHYYHGFRLLGIDTNIAGRMVWRLLHGQQLTRRERRRLMRTCADLFRLVPFMIFVIVPFMEFLLPVFLKLFPEMLPSTFETETKKEEKQKKGLAAKLELAKFLQETIAEMARRNKADVGDETQRFSTYVQQVRHTGEQPKTKDIVRFSKLFEDELTLEHLERPQLVALCKLLELQPIGTNNLLRFQLMMQLRTIKADDEMIATEGVAAMTVVELQGACRSRGMRSLGLTTDQLRQQLQQWLDLHLKENIPPSLLLLSRAMYLTELAPKPPVIPPVPKLEKAVTPPVESETSAKVNPQSLEVLVDSAPVIKDRKSEELLENSKVLDMPSPEAQLIHAKEAELAQKSKISANGL; encoded by the exons ATGGCAGTGTTTAGCTCACAGGTGCTTCTCGCCGTTTCAAGATCAAG GGGATCCTACTTGCTTTCTAAAAGAAATGGTTGCGCCTCGACAGCATGTATACGCTACCACTCCGAGTCCCTCAGACGGGCCGCTCTCACAGCCAGATACCCCAGGCAACTGTACCCCTACTACACTTCCAGTTACATCCGCTCAGTTACAGCCGCACGTCCTCTCCACAGCTCCTGCACGTGGCTACAGGAGGTGAAAGATTCAGCTGTTGCCTCTGATCCAGCCAAGAGTGACTCTGTCCCTGCTGCCTCTGGCACTCAACCACCGGCGGTGACAAAGAAGTCCCTGGGACAGAAAGTCCTAGATGAACTCAAGCATTACTATCATGGGTTTCGTCTTCTGGGGATTGATACAAATATAGCTGGCAGGATGGTCTGGAGGTTATTGCACGGGCAGCAGCTCACCAGGAGAGAGCGGAGAAGG CTGATGCGGACATGTGCCGACTTGTTTCGGCTGGTGCCCTTTATGATCTTCGTCATTGTTCCCTTCATGGAGTTTCTGCTTCCCGTTTTCCTCAAGCTTTTCCCAGAAATGTTGCCTTCCACCTTTGAGACGGAGACCAAAAAG GAGGAGAAACAGAAGAAGGGTCTTGCAGCAAAACTGGAGCTGGCCAAGTTCTTGCAGGAGACCATCGCCGAGATGGCCAGAAGAAACAAAGCAGATGTTGGAGATGAAACACAGAGGTTCTCAACTTACGTGCAACAG GTGAGGCACACCGGTGAACAGCCCAAGACTAAAGACATTGTGAGGTTCTCAAAGCTTTTCGAGGACGAGCTGACGCTGGAGCATCTGGAGCGGCCGCAGCTGGTAGCGCTGTGCAAACTGCTGGAGTTGCAGCCTATCGGCACCAACAACCTGCTGCGCTTCCAACTCATGATGCAGCTGCGCACCATCAAGGCCGACGATGAG ATGATCGCCACTGAAGGTGTTGCTGCAATGACCGTAGTAGAGCTTCAGGGTGCCTGCAGGAGTCGTGGTATGAGATCTCTGGGTCTGACCACAGATCAGCTCAGACAGCAACTTCAACAG TGGCTGGACCTCCACCTAAAAGAAAACATCCCACCATCACTCCTGCTGCTTTCTCGTGCTATGTACCTCACCGAACTCGCTCCTAAACCCCCCGTCATCCCACCTGTGCCCAAACTGGAG AAGGCTGTTACTCCTCCCGTGGAGAGCGAAACATCAGCCAAAGTAAATCCACAATCTCTGGAGGTGCTGGTGGACTCTGCTCCTGTCATCAAAGACAGAAAG tctGAAGAGTTGCTGGAGAATTCCAAAGTGTTGGACATGCCATCACCAGAAGCTCAGTTAATACAT GCTAAAGAAGCAGAATTAGCACAGAAGTCCAAGATCAGTGCAAATGGCTTGTGA